A window of the Cicer arietinum cultivar CDC Frontier isolate Library 1 chromosome 6, Cicar.CDCFrontier_v2.0, whole genome shotgun sequence genome harbors these coding sequences:
- the LOC101493986 gene encoding polyol transporter 5 — protein MSEGKVVEAKAPQTLHDFDPQKKPKRNMYAFACAMLASMTSILLGYDIGVMSGAAIYIQRDLKVSDVQIEILLGIINIYSLIGSCLAGRTSDWIGRRYTIVFAGVIFFAGALLMGFSPNYSFLMFGRFVAGVGIGYALMIAPVYTAEVSPASSRGFLTSFPEVFINGGILVGYISNYAFSKLSLHLGWRMMLGVGAVPSVILTVGVLAMPESPRWLVMRGRLGDAIKVLNKTSDSKEEAQLRLAEIKRAAGIPEDCNDDVVQVTNKNTGDGVWKELFLYPTPAVRHIVIAALGIHFFQQASGVDAVVLYSPKIFQKAGIKDDTHQLLATIAVGFVKTIFILVATFMLDRVGRRPLLLTSVGGMVLSLLTLAVSLTIIDHSETKLMWAVGLSIATVLSYVATFSIGAGPITWVYSSEIFPLRLRAQGAAMGVVVNRVTSGVISMTFLSLSKAITIGGAFFLFGAIAAAGWVFFYTMLPETQGKTLEEMEGSFGKFGRKSQSYDSTHNELDNGKDQVAQVQLGTNVSS, from the exons ATGAGTGAGGGTAAGGTAGTTGAAGCAAAAGCTCCACAAACTCTTCACGATTTTGATCCTCAAAAGAAGCCCAAACGTAACATGTATGCTTTTGCTTGTGCTATGTTGGCCTCCATGACTTCCATTTTGCTTGGCTACG ATATTGGCGTTATGAGTGGAGCAGCCATTTACATACAAAGAGATCTGAAAGTATCGGACGTACAAATCGAGATTCTGTTAGGAATCATTAACATCTACTCTCTCATTGGATCATGCCTCGCCGGTAGAACCTCCGATTGGATCGGCCGTCGTTACACCATTGTTTTTGCTGGTGTTATCTTTTTCGCCGGAGCTTTACTCATGGGTTTCTCACCCAACTACTCATTTCTCATGTTTGGTCGTTTCGTCGCCGGAGTTGGTATCGGCTACGCCCTCATGATTGCCCCTGTCTACACCGCCGAAGTCTCCCCCGCTTCCTCTCGCGGCTTTCTCACTTCATTCCCGGAG GTTTTCATAAACGGTGGGATATTAGTTGGATATATATCAAACTATGCATTTTCGAAATTGTCACTTCATTTAGGTTGGAGGATGATGCTTGGAGTAGGTGCAGTTCCATCTGTAATCCTAACCGTTGGAGTTTTAGCTATGCCAGAGTCACCAAGATGGCTCGTAATGAGAGGTCGTTTAGGAGACGCAATAAAAGTTCTCAACAAAACTTCAGATTCAAAAGAAGAGGCTCAACTAAGGTTAGCCGAGATTAAACGAGCCGCTGGTATTCCCGAAGATTGCAATGACGACGTCGTTCAAGTAACTAACAAAAACACGGGTGATGGTGTATGGAAAGAGCTTTTCCTTTATCCTACACCCGCGGTTCGTCATATCGTTATAGCTGCTCTCGGTATTCACTTTTTTCAACAAGCATCGGGTGTAGACGCTGTCGTTTTGTACAGTCCAAAAATCTTCCAAAAGGCTGGGATCAAGGATGATACACATCAACTTCTTGCAACCATAGCCGTTGGATTTGTAAAGACCATCTTCATCTTAGTGGCTACTTTTATGTTAGATCGCGTTGGTCGTCGTCCGTTGTTACTAACCAGTGTTGGCGGCATGGTACTCTCTCTTCTCACGCTTGCTGTCAGCCTCACGATTATTGATCACTCAGAAACGAAGTTGATGTGGGCCGTTGGATTGAGTATAGCAACCGTTTTATCTTATGTTGCAACTTTCTCAATAGGTGCGGGACCCATCACGTGGGTGTATAGTTCCGAAATATTTCCTTTGAGGTTGAGAGCGCAGGGTGCGGCTATGGGAGTTGTGGTGAATAGGGTAACAAGTGGGGTTATTTCAATGACTTTTTTATCCTTATCTAAAGCGATTACCATTGGTGGAGCTTTTTTCCTTTTTGGAGCTATAGCTGCAGCTGGCTGGGTATTCTTTTATACTATGCTTCCTGAAACACAGGGTAAAACACTTGAAGAAATGGAAGGGTCTTTTGGTAAATTTGGGAGAAAATCTCAAAGTTATGATAGTACTCATAACGAACTTGACAACGGCAAGGATCAAGTTGCACAAGTCCAGCTAGGGACCAATGTGTCTTCTTAG
- the LOC101494620 gene encoding ATP-dependent Clp protease proteolytic subunit 6, chloroplastic — translation MVSQSVSVPTSASFTIASHRTTPSQFAFSHRNPIASTLSIPYGHSSKIGLSSKTRGFRLKLDEKNTHDANSSYGVIEAKKGNPPITPAVMTPGGAIDLSSVLFRNRIIFIGQPVNSQVAQRVISQLVTLATIDPDADILMYINCPGGSTYSVLAIYDCMSWIKPKVGTVCFGVAASQGTLLLAGGEKGMRYSMPNARIMLNQPQCGFEGHVEDVRRLVNEAVQSRHKIEKMFSAFTGQPLEKVQEYTERDSFLSVSEALEFGLIDGVLETEY, via the exons atgGTATCTCAATCGGTTTCAGTTCCTACAAGTGCTAGCTTCACTATCGCTTCACACAGAACAACACCGTCCCAATTCGCGTTTTCTCACAG AAATCCAATAGCTTCTACCTTGTCAATCCCCTATGGTCATTCATCCAAAATCG GGTTATCAAGTAAAACCCGTGGTTTTCGTTTAAAACTTGATGAAAAAAATACGCATGATGCCAATTCAAG TTATGGTGTAATTGAAGCCAAGAAGGGGAACCCGCCAATAACACCAGCAGTGATGACTCCTGGAGGAGCTATTGATCTCTCATCTGTTTTGTTCAGGAATCGTATAATATTCATAGGACAACCAGTTAATTCACAAGTGGCTCAGAGAGTTATATCACAGCTTGTGACTCTGGCCACTATTGACCCAGATGCAGATATACtg ATGTATATAAATTGCCCTGGTGGAAGCACTTATTCAGTGCTTGCAATTTATGATTGCATGTCTTGG ATAAAGCCAAAGGTTGGTACAGTATGCTTTGGAGTCGCTGCAAGCCAAGGAACACTTCTCCTTGCAGGTGGGGAGAAGGGAATGCGCTACTCAATGCCAAATGCTCGCATAATGCTGAATCAACCACAGTGTGGATTTGAG GGTCATGTTGAGGATGTGAGACGTCTAGTGAATGAAGCTGTTCAATCCCGCCAT AAAATTGAGAAGATGTTTAGTGCTTTCACCGGACAGCCATTAGAGAAGGTGCAAGAGTACACAGAGAGGGACAGTTTTCTATCTGTTTCTGAG GCTTTGGAGTTTGGTCTTATAGATGGTGTCCTGGAAACAGAGTATTGA
- the LOC101494309 gene encoding uncharacterized protein, which translates to MKILSSIRKMPPTQTLQFLTLVLIFFTNGQSINARELKTELQDHKHVNSNDEPYITQYGGTKPNQEASYTTTKHNNHISHLEKLIEIKAYEESQPNYIVGYRTNTHGSNEPYVTAYGKHEAKQSDYIVGYKTHTSDSNKPYITSYGKREVKQPDYIIGYKTNTHDSNEPYITAYGKHEAKQSDYIVGYRTHTPDSNEPYITSYGKREAKQPDYITGYETNTHDSNEPYTTYYGKHEAKQPDYITEYRTNTHDSNEPYIIAYGKHESKQPDYITGYRIHTHGSNEPYATSYSKHEDRVHTQDSNEPYITASYGKNKAKQSDYIAEYRMHTHDSNEPYITASYGKNDAQKLNYIVGYRTHAHDSNEPYITTYNSHESKQSDYITGYIGYTSAALDPKGPPSTNSENLEGPPSSNLDRREAFKVGFFNLDDLYVGNVMTLQFPTQEVSNFLSRKEADSIPFSISQLPSALQLLSIPEDSPEANSMRGTIEQCEGEGITGETKLCASSQESMLEFVDKIIGSDTKHSILSTSKPSPSAIPLQKYTILKVSDDINAPKWVACHPLPYPYAIHYCHYISTGTKVFKVTLIGDENGDKMEALGICHLDTSDWNPDHIIFKQLRIKPGKNSPVCHFFPVNHLLWVPLQPSKTTM; encoded by the exons ATGAAGATTCTTTCAAGTATACGAAAGATGCCTCCTACACAAACACTTCAGTTTCTTACTTTAGTCCTTATTTTCTTTACG AATGGCCAAAGCATCAATGCCAGAGAATTGAAAACAGAGCTGCAAGATCATAAACATGTGAATTCAAATGATGAACCTTACATTACTCAATATGGAGGTACTAAACCAAATCAAGAAGCTTCATATACCACCACAAAACACAACAACCATATATCACACCTTGAAAAGCTAATTGAGATCAAGGCCTATGAAGAAAGTCAACCCAATTACATTGTTGGGTATAGGACCAATACTCATGGTTCTAATGAACCTTACGTAACGGCTTATGGTAAACATGAAGCCAAACAATCGGATTATATTGTCGGGTATAAGACACATACGTCAGATTCTAATAAACCTTACATCACGTCTTATGGTAAACGTGAAGTCAAACAACCTGATTACATTATCGGGTATAAGACCAATACCCATGATTCTAATGAACCTTACATAACGGCTTATGGTAAACATGAAGCCAAACAATCCGATTATATTGTTGGGTATAGGACACATACCCCAGATTCTAATGAACCTTACATCACATCTTATGGTAAACGTGAAGCCAAGCAACCCGATTACATTACCGGGTATGAGACTAATACCCATGATTCTAATGAACCTTACACAACGTATTATGGTAAACACGAAGCCAAACAACCCGATTACATTACCGAGTACAGGACCAATACTCATGATTCTAATGAACCTTACATAATAGCTTATGGTAAACATGAATCCAAACAACCCGATTACATTACTGGATATAGGATCCATACTCATGGTTCCAATGAACCTTACGCTACTTCCTATAGTAAACATGAAGATAGGGTCCATACCCAAGATTCTAATGAACCTTACATAACTGCTTCTTATGGTAAAAATAAAGCCAAACAATCTGATTACATTGCTGAATATAGGATGCATACCCATGATTCTAATGAACCTTACATAACTGCTTCCTATGGTAAAAATGATGCCCAGAAACTCAATTACATTGTCGGGTATAGGACTCACGCTCATGATTCTAATGAACCTTATATAACTACCTATAACAGTCATGAATCCAAGCAATCCGATTACATTACTGGGTACATTGGGTACACATCTGCAGCCCTTGACCCAAAAGGTCCCCCATCTACCAACTCAGAAAATCTAGAAGGACCCCCCTCTTCTAACTTAGACCGTAGAGAAGCTTTCAAGGTTGGTTTTTTCAATTTGGATGATCTTTATGTTGGAAATGTAATGACCCTCCAATTTCCAACCCAAGAGgtttctaatttcctttctagAAAGGAGGCTGATTCAATTCCTTTCTCAATCTCACAACTCCCAAGTGCTCTTCAACTCCTGTCAATCCCTGAAGATTCTCCTGAAGCTAATTCCATGAGAGGAACAATTGAACAATGTGAAGGAGAAGGCATCACAGGGGAGACCAAGTTATGTGCTAGCTCTCAAGAGTCAATGCTCGAATTTGTTGACAAAATAATTGGTTCAGACACCAAGCATAGCATTCTCTCAACTAGCAAACCTTCACCCTCTGCTATCCCACTTCAGAAATACACCATTTTGAAAGTATCAGATGACATTAATGCTCCCAAATGGGTAGCTTGCCATCCCCTGCCATATCCATATGCCATTCACTATTGCCATTACATATCTACAGGGACAAAAGTGTTCAAGGTCACACTGATTGGTGATGAAAATGGAGATAAAATGGAAGCTCTTGGCATTTGCCATTTAGACACATCTGATTGGAACCCAGATCATATTATATTCAAGCAACTAAGAATCAAGCCTGGAAAGAATTCTCCAGTGTGCCACTTCTTCCCTGTCAACCATCTTCTGTGGGTTCCTTTGCAACCTTCAAAAACTACCATGTGA